The Alphaproteobacteria bacterium genome contains a region encoding:
- a CDS encoding glycosyltransferase family 4 protein gives MNMISPARQMTSDAQPTVRVTMLGLRGFPNVQGGVERHVENLARELVRLGCSVEAIVRSPYVAKSTEPQWQGIRLTRVWSPRAKGIEPFVHTFLGVLRAAWSRPDILHIHGIGPAFFTPLGRMLGLNVVVTHHMANYENEKWNGFARLILRFGERAGMLLSQGRIAVSPSLAERMAKTYRVSVRAIPNGIDPPLDVQPDDVLQSFDLTRGRFFLTVARIDEQKRQLDAIAAFAQLARPGWKLVLVGGADYRSGYARTVEAAARETPGVVMLGVQTGEALAALYAGAGAFVLPSSHEGQPIAVLEALSYGCPVVLSDILPHREIGASGARYFAPGDTQALAGQLGAACEGERTPNEAEQARILRAHNWHRIAESTLDVYRAALRKSAAGR, from the coding sequence ATGAACATGATCTCGCCTGCCCGGCAGATGACGAGCGATGCGCAGCCGACCGTGCGCGTCACCATGCTCGGCCTGCGCGGCTTTCCGAATGTGCAGGGCGGCGTCGAGCGGCATGTCGAGAATCTTGCGCGCGAGCTCGTCCGTCTCGGCTGCAGCGTCGAGGCGATCGTGCGCAGCCCCTACGTCGCAAAAAGCACCGAGCCGCAGTGGCAGGGGATTCGACTCACGCGAGTGTGGTCGCCACGCGCCAAGGGCATCGAGCCTTTCGTGCACACGTTTCTCGGCGTGCTGCGCGCGGCGTGGAGCCGGCCCGACATCCTGCACATCCATGGCATCGGCCCGGCCTTCTTCACGCCGCTTGGCCGCATGCTCGGATTGAATGTGGTCGTCACGCACCACATGGCAAACTACGAAAACGAGAAATGGAACGGATTCGCGAGGCTGATCCTGCGGTTCGGCGAGCGGGCCGGCATGCTGCTGTCGCAGGGCCGGATCGCCGTGTCCCCGTCACTCGCCGAGCGCATGGCGAAGACCTACCGGGTGAGCGTCCGCGCGATCCCGAACGGCATCGATCCGCCGCTGGACGTCCAGCCAGACGATGTCCTGCAATCATTTGACCTCACACGCGGCCGGTTTTTCCTGACCGTGGCGCGCATCGACGAGCAGAAGCGCCAGCTCGATGCCATCGCGGCGTTTGCGCAGCTTGCGCGACCCGGCTGGAAGCTTGTGCTGGTGGGCGGCGCCGACTACCGGAGCGGATACGCACGCACCGTCGAGGCGGCCGCGCGGGAAACGCCCGGCGTCGTCATGCTTGGCGTGCAAACCGGCGAGGCGCTTGCCGCGCTCTACGCCGGCGCCGGCGCGTTCGTGCTGCCCTCGAGCCATGAAGGCCAGCCGATCGCCGTGCTCGAAGCACTCAGTTACGGCTGCCCCGTGGTGCTGAGCGACATCCTCCCCCATCGCGAAATCGGTGCGAGCGGTGCGCGATATTTTGCGCCGGGCGATACGCAGGCGCTTGCGGGCCAGCTCGGCGCGGCCTGCGAAGGCGAGCGAACACCGAATGAGGCAGAGCAGGCGCGCATCCTGCGCGCGCACAATTGGCATCGCATCGCGGAAAGCACGCTCGACGTCTATCGGGCGGCGCTTCGAAAATCGGCGGCGGGGCGTTGA
- a CDS encoding glycosyltransferase family 4 protein, whose product MLFLEQNRMLEEAGWQVVPFAMNHVDNLPTPWAKYFPDEIEFGQNYSAAGKLVRASRVIYSLQARQKLDELLGVFSPRIAHIHNIYHHLSPSILSLLRDRGVPVVMTVHDLKLGCPAYTMMRGNKPCESCRGGRVHNVLVNRCIKGSAALSTVVMLEAALHRFLRTYESAVTRFVVPSRFILETLVRWGWRRESFVHVPNFVDVERFRPGNGVGRRFVYCGRLDALKGVETLVRAAALTKQPVTIVGRGPDEARLHKLAAELNADVSFLGHLNGAELVDVLQSARAIVLPSEVNENAPLSLLEAYATARPVIGSNIAGIPELIREDETGALFETGNVHALAETLERFARLPDTRLADMGKAGRHWVEQDFNPTTYRDRIVALYALLEHAAA is encoded by the coding sequence GTGCTGTTCCTCGAGCAGAATCGCATGTTGGAAGAGGCCGGCTGGCAGGTCGTTCCGTTCGCGATGAACCACGTGGACAACCTGCCGACGCCGTGGGCGAAGTATTTCCCCGACGAAATCGAGTTTGGTCAGAATTACAGTGCGGCCGGCAAGCTCGTCCGCGCCTCGCGGGTGATCTATTCGTTGCAGGCGCGGCAAAAACTCGACGAGCTGCTCGGCGTCTTCAGCCCGCGTATCGCGCACATCCACAACATCTATCACCACCTCTCGCCGTCGATTCTCTCCCTCCTGCGCGACCGCGGTGTTCCTGTCGTCATGACCGTGCACGATCTCAAACTCGGGTGCCCGGCCTACACGATGATGCGCGGCAACAAGCCATGCGAAAGCTGCCGCGGCGGCAGGGTCCACAACGTCCTCGTCAACCGGTGCATCAAGGGATCGGCCGCGCTCAGCACGGTGGTCATGCTGGAAGCTGCGCTCCATCGCTTCCTGCGGACTTACGAATCCGCCGTGACGCGCTTCGTCGTGCCGAGCCGGTTCATCCTGGAGACGCTGGTGCGCTGGGGCTGGCGCCGCGAGTCCTTCGTCCATGTCCCGAATTTCGTCGACGTCGAACGCTTCCGTCCCGGCAACGGCGTCGGTCGCCGGTTCGTCTACTGCGGGCGCCTCGATGCTCTCAAGGGTGTGGAAACGCTGGTTCGCGCCGCAGCGCTCACGAAACAGCCGGTCACCATTGTGGGTCGCGGACCCGATGAGGCCCGGCTGCACAAGCTCGCTGCCGAGCTGAACGCCGACGTATCGTTTCTGGGGCATCTCAACGGGGCTGAACTTGTTGATGTTCTGCAGTCAGCCCGCGCGATCGTCCTTCCCTCCGAGGTCAACGAGAACGCGCCGCTCTCCCTGCTCGAAGCCTATGCGACCGCGCGACCCGTGATCGGGTCCAATATCGCGGGCATCCCCGAGCTCATTCGCGAGGATGAGACCGGCGCCCTGTTCGAGACCGGCAACGTGCATGCGCTCGCCGAGACCCTCGAACGATTTGCCCGGCTACCAGATACCCGCCTCGCCGACATGGGCAAGGCAGGGCGCCACTGGGTCGAGCAGGACTTCAACCCGACAACCTATCGCGACCGCATCGTCGCTCTGTACGCATTGCTGGAGCATGCCGCCGCATGA
- a CDS encoding O-antigen ligase, with protein MTLVLPDSRVANGLTVHERFLRSTLWLACFLLTTLTATPFPDLGDQRLLDPIGDGNRLGQILVIVLTLTLGAFVLAKARWVIPRAFTPALVLTLGWFAVTAVLSAHSDLALRRLVLAVFTVINATAFLVLPTDREHFGRLLASGALIILAISYLGVLLLPHLSIHQVTDVIESALAGAWRGPFGHKNGAGSMMVVLIFIGIFVARAVNLTTGLIIIAGATVFLSFTTSKSPIGLLPLVLLLSFALLRLRSAPARYTLVVGSVLVANLLTVGTVAIEPVGHLIAAFTPDATYTGRDEIWLFAIDNVLKKPITGFGFQAFWGTGDLLFNWGVNESWGLRASDAHNGYLNIAVMTGLTGLALTLVWTVLQPLGDLSAGRRHRLDPALTTLFVQIWIFGLLLSSVESVLFSGGDALWLLMIASIIGLRLQRVSQLSR; from the coding sequence ATGACCCTTGTGTTGCCAGACTCGCGCGTTGCGAACGGGCTGACCGTGCACGAGCGGTTCCTGCGCAGCACGCTATGGCTTGCGTGCTTCCTGCTCACCACGCTGACCGCGACGCCGTTTCCCGATCTGGGCGATCAGCGCCTGCTCGATCCGATCGGCGACGGCAATCGCCTTGGACAGATCCTGGTGATCGTCCTGACGCTGACACTTGGCGCCTTCGTGCTCGCCAAGGCACGATGGGTGATCCCTCGCGCGTTCACGCCGGCGCTGGTGCTGACGCTCGGGTGGTTTGCGGTGACGGCCGTCCTCTCCGCGCATTCGGACCTGGCGCTGCGGCGGCTCGTGCTGGCCGTATTTACGGTCATCAACGCGACCGCGTTCCTCGTGCTGCCGACCGATCGCGAGCACTTCGGCCGGCTCCTGGCGAGCGGAGCATTGATCATTCTGGCGATCAGCTATCTCGGTGTTCTGCTGCTCCCTCACCTGTCGATCCACCAGGTGACCGACGTGATCGAAAGCGCGCTCGCCGGCGCCTGGCGCGGCCCCTTTGGGCACAAGAACGGCGCCGGTTCGATGATGGTCGTGCTGATCTTCATCGGAATCTTCGTGGCGCGCGCCGTCAACCTGACGACCGGCCTGATCATCATCGCCGGCGCCACGGTCTTTCTCTCGTTCACGACCTCGAAGTCGCCGATCGGGCTCCTTCCATTGGTGCTGCTTTTGTCGTTTGCATTGCTGCGGCTTCGCAGCGCCCCGGCGCGCTACACGCTCGTCGTCGGCAGCGTGCTGGTCGCCAATCTTCTGACCGTCGGGACCGTCGCGATCGAGCCGGTGGGACATCTGATTGCTGCCTTCACGCCGGATGCCACCTACACCGGCCGCGATGAAATCTGGCTCTTCGCGATCGACAATGTGCTCAAGAAGCCCATCACGGGCTTCGGCTTTCAGGCGTTCTGGGGCACCGGCGATCTCCTGTTCAATTGGGGCGTCAACGAGTCATGGGGACTGCGCGCAAGCGACGCGCACAACGGTTACCTCAATATCGCGGTGATGACCGGGCTCACCGGCCTCGCGCTGACGCTCGTGTGGACGGTGCTGCAGCCGCTGGGCGACCTATCCGCCGGCCGGCGCCATCGCCTCGATCCGGCACTGACAACGCTGTTCGTCCAGATCTGGATTTTCGGACTACTGCTGTCGAGCGTGGAGTCCGTTCTATTCAGCGGCGGCGATGCGCTGTGGCTGCTGATGATCGCTTCGATCATCGGGTTGCGCCTGCAACGAGTCTCACAGCTTTCCCGGTGA
- a CDS encoding glycosyltransferase yields MGDNTSQEPNYRNAASPTVSIIVKALNEERHIAAAIESALAAIKGIAGEIILADSASTDRTIEIARRYPIKIVQMTRAEDRSCGAGAQLGFQYSRGRYIWLVDGDMELRPGFLGLAIQFLESHPDVAGVGGMLTEHETSNLEYLKRRAREYRTRRPGLVSRLDGGGVYRRAAIESVGYLTDRNMHGFEELELGARLVSRGWKLVRLALPDVDHHGHLGSAYRLLGRRLTSGVSLANGEVLRAAIGQSHFMTVLRQERRSLVLLALVCAWWLCLFAAPVLLGGWRGAVAIAMLVAFPVAVMAMRFRSLAIGLYSVAAWQIFAIGFWPGFLRRRVPPTDWIASRVVRDPPNVQRLRPAVAER; encoded by the coding sequence ATGGGCGACAACACCAGCCAGGAACCGAACTACAGGAATGCCGCGTCGCCGACGGTGAGCATCATCGTCAAGGCGCTCAACGAAGAGCGTCACATCGCCGCTGCGATTGAAAGCGCACTGGCTGCGATCAAGGGAATTGCGGGCGAGATCATCCTTGCGGATTCCGCCTCGACGGATCGTACGATCGAGATCGCCCGGCGCTATCCGATCAAGATCGTGCAGATGACACGCGCCGAGGACCGGTCCTGCGGCGCGGGCGCGCAGCTTGGCTTTCAGTACAGCCGCGGACGCTATATCTGGCTGGTCGACGGCGACATGGAGTTGAGGCCTGGATTTCTTGGCCTCGCCATTCAGTTCCTCGAAAGCCATCCGGATGTCGCGGGCGTCGGCGGGATGCTGACCGAGCATGAAACGTCCAACCTCGAATACCTGAAGCGACGCGCGCGGGAATACCGCACCCGCAGGCCCGGCCTCGTGAGCCGCCTCGACGGCGGCGGCGTGTACCGGCGCGCAGCGATCGAATCCGTCGGCTATCTGACCGACCGCAATATGCATGGCTTCGAGGAACTCGAGCTCGGCGCCCGTCTCGTCTCGCGCGGATGGAAGCTGGTCCGGCTGGCACTCCCGGACGTCGATCACCATGGCCATTTGGGCAGCGCATATCGGTTGCTGGGGCGTCGGCTGACCAGCGGGGTCTCGCTTGCCAATGGCGAGGTGTTGAGGGCGGCCATCGGTCAATCCCACTTCATGACCGTGCTGCGGCAAGAACGGCGCAGCCTGGTGCTTCTCGCCCTGGTTTGCGCCTGGTGGCTGTGCCTTTTCGCCGCTCCCGTGCTTCTCGGTGGGTGGCGCGGTGCGGTTGCTATCGCGATGCTCGTTGCATTTCCCGTCGCCGTAATGGCCATGCGGTTTCGTTCGCTTGCGATTGGGCTCTATTCCGTCGCGGCCTGGCAGATTTTCGCAATCGGCTTCTGGCCCGGGTTCCTGCGGCGCCGCGTCCCACCGACAGACTGGATCGCAAGCAGGGTGGTGCGGGATCCGCCGAACGTTCAGCGGCTTCGTCCCGCAGTGGCCGAGCGCTGA
- a CDS encoding polysaccharide deacetylase family protein: protein MNGSPLRVRLRSFARSSTPFVAHRSGISHAIAQRYRGRGVIFMLHSVVPDDAFYPEAMLRCPAGRLDWMLRWLKARGIAFVTLDEAIARLDQPQSAPFAAFTCDDGYADNFTHALPVMERHNAPFTVFVTTGMMTGEIDAWWFGLSRLIATRDSIELAGKRFDCPDRGAKQRTFMVVESMIHGNYALLPEVKRLIAANGIDCRALALQEGLDRDQLRKLASHPLATIGGHTTTHINLAQAAASEVDTEMRANRAFLEGILQAPIRHFAYPFGNVDACGPREANIAAAAGFRSAVTTRRGTLFPEHLRHLHELPREPLTYADTPSSMRCKVDGFYRALHSRLGDPVALM from the coding sequence ATGAACGGCTCGCCCCTGCGCGTACGACTTCGCTCCTTTGCCAGGAGCAGCACTCCCTTCGTGGCGCATCGATCCGGCATCAGCCATGCGATCGCACAGCGTTACCGCGGTCGCGGCGTCATATTCATGCTGCACAGCGTCGTTCCCGACGACGCGTTCTATCCCGAGGCCATGCTGCGCTGTCCCGCCGGACGGCTCGACTGGATGCTGCGTTGGCTTAAAGCGCGCGGCATTGCGTTCGTCACGCTCGACGAGGCCATTGCGCGCCTCGACCAGCCGCAATCCGCTCCCTTCGCGGCGTTCACTTGCGATGACGGCTATGCCGACAATTTCACGCACGCGCTCCCGGTAATGGAGCGCCACAACGCACCCTTCACGGTGTTCGTGACGACCGGAATGATGACCGGCGAGATCGACGCATGGTGGTTCGGGCTTTCGCGCCTGATCGCAACGCGGGATTCCATCGAGCTGGCCGGCAAGCGCTTCGACTGCCCTGACCGCGGCGCCAAGCAGCGGACGTTTATGGTCGTGGAATCGATGATCCACGGGAACTACGCCCTGCTCCCGGAGGTGAAAAGACTGATCGCCGCAAACGGGATCGACTGCCGTGCACTTGCCTTGCAGGAGGGTCTTGATCGGGACCAGCTCCGCAAACTCGCGTCTCATCCCTTGGCGACAATTGGCGGTCACACGACCACGCATATCAACCTGGCACAAGCGGCGGCTTCCGAGGTCGACACGGAAATGCGCGCCAATCGGGCATTTCTCGAGGGCATCCTCCAGGCGCCGATCCGGCACTTCGCATATCCGTTTGGCAATGTGGACGCCTGCGGACCGCGCGAGGCGAATATCGCCGCGGCAGCCGGATTTCGCAGCGCCGTGACGACCCGGCGCGGCACGCTTTTCCCGGAGCATCTGCGCCATCTTCATGAACTTCCGCGCGAACCGCTGACCTACGCAGACACGCCATCGTCCATGCGCTGCAAGGTCGACGGCTTCTACCGGGCCCTTCATTCGAGATTGGGCGATCCGGTCGCCCTCATGTGA
- a CDS encoding GNAT family N-acetyltransferase: MGTADITATVVALEPAFDFAGADYRALHANSDASVFQSPAWLEALHRDVAPAFSAAQATVTMRDQGGRLMMVLPLVRRRRHGATIMEFADFGLCDYNAAVCDLDDAVLLDADATLPRRVAAAMPRHDLMTLTKMTCEHPLLLRLFPDASRAEMRFSAYPTRLTSDWKSWHEATLAQGFRRDLGVKRRRLERLGPVEFVRLSDAEQIAHAFGILRKLRSVRLKSIGGHDVMADETIFAFYRRMAIEGAQQGFARTECLSVSGETVAVQFGLVQRGTYLMLMLGADIERFGRTSPGILTLEASLCAAIRDGEQTYDFTIGDHPYKQQFGATAIPLYEWHRGQSLYGRAALPAITLVREAKRVLKPWLKPATGRRITAAPPDSTRGGG, from the coding sequence GTGGGCACCGCCGACATCACCGCGACTGTGGTTGCGCTGGAACCGGCGTTTGACTTCGCCGGCGCGGATTATCGCGCGCTGCACGCGAACTCGGACGCGAGCGTTTTTCAGTCGCCCGCCTGGCTCGAGGCGCTGCATCGGGACGTGGCGCCTGCTTTCAGCGCCGCTCAGGCGACCGTGACGATGCGCGATCAGGGCGGCCGGCTCATGATGGTGTTGCCCCTCGTGCGCCGCCGCCGGCATGGCGCAACGATCATGGAGTTCGCCGACTTCGGCCTCTGCGATTACAACGCAGCGGTCTGCGACCTCGACGACGCAGTGCTGCTCGATGCGGATGCAACATTGCCCCGGCGCGTCGCCGCCGCGATGCCGCGGCACGATTTGATGACCCTCACCAAGATGACGTGCGAACATCCGCTGCTGCTGCGGCTGTTCCCCGACGCGTCGCGCGCGGAGATGCGGTTCTCGGCCTATCCGACGCGGCTTACCTCGGATTGGAAGAGCTGGCACGAGGCGACGCTTGCGCAAGGCTTCCGCCGCGACCTCGGTGTGAAGCGCCGCAGGCTGGAACGCCTTGGGCCAGTCGAATTCGTCCGGCTCTCCGATGCAGAACAGATCGCCCACGCCTTCGGAATACTGCGCAAGCTCCGTTCCGTGCGCCTGAAGTCGATCGGCGGGCACGACGTGATGGCCGACGAAACGATCTTTGCCTTCTACCGCCGCATGGCAATCGAGGGCGCGCAGCAAGGTTTCGCGCGCACCGAATGTCTCTCCGTGTCCGGCGAAACGGTCGCAGTCCAGTTCGGGCTCGTCCAGCGTGGGACGTACCTGATGCTGATGCTCGGCGCCGACATCGAGCGCTTTGGCCGTACCTCGCCGGGCATCCTGACGCTCGAAGCTTCGCTGTGCGCGGCGATCCGCGACGGAGAGCAGACTTACGACTTCACGATCGGCGACCATCCCTACAAGCAGCAGTTCGGCGCGACGGCGATCCCGCTCTACGAATGGCACCGCGGCCAATCGCTGTACGGACGCGCCGCGCTGCCGGCGATCACGCTCGTGCGTGAGGCAAAGCGTGTGCTCAAGCCGTGGCTCAAGCCGGCAACCGGCCGACGCATCACGGCTGCGCCTCCGGACAGCACGAGGGGCGGGGGATGA
- a CDS encoding glycosyltransferase, which yields MSILIKALNEEKNIAEAIESAIAALDGMSGEIILADSLSTDSTVEVAKKYPIRIVTLARAADRSCGIGAQLGYQYSLGDYVCLIDGDQRLYRGFLAAAIERLEADQTLAGVGGVIVEREEDNLEYIKRATRDDPDRRPGYVTRLDCGGIYRRTAIESIGFFTDRNLHSGEEFDLGSRLSAQGWKLARIDQLAIDHFGHRGSAYALLVQRVRSRMAFGAGETLRAALGKPHFAVVMRHQWKLFALWTGVHLWWASLVVTPFLVANLAELAAVLAALILLPLALMILKCRSLSLGLYSVVAWNAYALCFIPGLLRRRTDPARRIDSQEVGEVAEAFPDSGIAPAGRGRAAIPGRQQA from the coding sequence GTGAGCATCCTCATCAAGGCCCTGAATGAGGAAAAGAACATCGCCGAGGCGATCGAGAGCGCCATCGCGGCCCTCGATGGCATGAGCGGGGAAATCATCCTGGCGGACAGCCTGTCGACGGATTCCACCGTCGAGGTCGCGAAAAAGTATCCCATCCGGATTGTCACGCTGGCACGCGCTGCAGATCGCAGCTGCGGGATCGGCGCACAGCTTGGCTATCAATACAGTTTGGGCGACTATGTCTGTCTGATCGATGGCGACCAGCGGCTGTATCGCGGCTTTCTCGCCGCCGCGATCGAACGCCTCGAAGCGGATCAGACTCTTGCGGGTGTCGGTGGCGTCATCGTCGAACGCGAGGAAGACAATCTCGAATACATCAAACGCGCCACCCGCGACGATCCGGACCGGCGCCCAGGCTATGTCACGCGGCTCGACTGCGGCGGCATCTATCGGCGCACCGCGATTGAATCGATCGGTTTCTTTACCGATCGAAATCTCCATAGCGGGGAGGAATTCGATCTTGGTTCCCGCCTGAGTGCGCAAGGCTGGAAACTGGCCCGCATCGATCAGCTCGCCATCGATCACTTCGGTCATCGCGGAAGTGCGTACGCGCTGTTGGTGCAGCGCGTCCGCTCCCGCATGGCCTTTGGAGCCGGCGAGACCCTTCGCGCAGCGTTGGGCAAACCACACTTTGCCGTTGTGATGCGTCACCAATGGAAACTGTTCGCGCTCTGGACCGGCGTACACCTCTGGTGGGCAAGCCTCGTCGTCACACCGTTCCTGGTCGCGAACCTGGCCGAACTTGCAGCCGTGCTGGCGGCGTTAATTCTCTTGCCACTTGCCTTGATGATCTTGAAGTGCCGCTCGCTGAGCCTCGGCCTTTACTCGGTGGTCGCGTGGAACGCCTACGCGCTGTGTTTCATTCCCGGACTGCTGCGGCGTCGAACCGATCCGGCGCGGCGAATCGACAGCCAGGAAGTCGGTGAGGTCGCGGAAGCCTTCCCGGATAGCGGTATTGCGCCGGCCGGGCGTGGTCGAGCGGCGATCCCAGGCCGGCAGCAAGCCTGA
- a CDS encoding Crp/Fnr family transcriptional regulator gives MAPRAGGTKPVDKLAILRNHSLFGQLDVDALSRLASYSHTKSVSAGTTIFERGDPGTSLFAVLRGTVKISNQSTDGKDAVLNMIQAGGIFGEIALLDGQPRTADAFAVTECELMQIDRRDFVPLVNQKPEIALKLIEILCGRIRHTSEQVEDMTFLDLPGRLAKTLLWLSAQSGSSPARKVSITQREIGQIIGMSRESTNKQLREWEDKQWLKLERGGVVVLDPRPLVDIVSAGGGEGDD, from the coding sequence ATGGCTCCGCGCGCGGGCGGCACGAAACCGGTCGACAAGCTCGCAATCCTCCGCAATCATTCGCTGTTTGGGCAACTTGACGTTGATGCGCTGAGCCGGCTCGCATCCTATTCGCACACCAAGTCCGTCAGCGCGGGCACGACGATTTTCGAGAGAGGCGATCCCGGGACCAGCCTGTTTGCGGTGTTGCGCGGCACGGTCAAGATCAGCAACCAATCGACCGACGGCAAGGATGCCGTGCTCAACATGATCCAGGCGGGAGGGATTTTCGGCGAGATCGCCCTCCTCGACGGTCAGCCGCGCACCGCCGACGCGTTCGCCGTCACCGAATGCGAGTTGATGCAGATCGACCGCAGGGACTTCGTCCCCCTCGTTAATCAAAAGCCGGAGATCGCGCTCAAATTGATCGAAATCCTTTGCGGGCGGATTCGCCACACAAGCGAACAGGTCGAGGACATGACCTTTCTCGACCTGCCTGGCCGGCTCGCGAAAACGTTGCTCTGGCTCTCGGCACAATCCGGATCGTCGCCGGCGCGGAAAGTGTCGATCACGCAGCGCGAAATCGGCCAGATCATCGGCATGTCGCGCGAGAGCACCAATAAGCAGTTGCGCGAGTGGGAAGACAAGCAGTGGCTCAAACTCGAGCGCGGCGGCGTCGTCGTTCTCGACCCGCGCCCGCTCGTTGACATTGTCAGTGCCGGCGGTGGCGAAGGCGACGATTGA
- a CDS encoding aspartate/glutamate racemase family protein yields MTERVFLGMLTPSSNTILEPVTTAMVSGLPEVTAHFSRFKVTEIALSGPALAQFDDAEILGAAELLAHAKVNVIAWNGTSSGWLGFERDVKLCERITGATGTPACTAMLALNEVLVKTGATRVGFVTPYLDDVQARINANYENAGFRVVAERHLGMRDNFSFSTVTADQMRAMTAEVAAAKPDAIAIVCTNMRGAPLAEELEADHGIPIYDTVSTTVWKSLKIAGIDTQRIKGWGTIFSK; encoded by the coding sequence ATGACGGAGCGCGTCTTCCTGGGGATGTTGACGCCGTCCTCCAACACGATCCTGGAGCCGGTAACGACCGCGATGGTGTCGGGACTGCCGGAGGTCACGGCGCATTTCTCGCGCTTCAAGGTGACCGAAATCGCGCTATCGGGACCCGCGCTGGCGCAATTCGACGATGCGGAAATCCTGGGTGCAGCCGAACTGCTCGCACACGCCAAGGTCAATGTGATCGCCTGGAACGGTACGTCATCGGGCTGGCTCGGCTTCGAGCGCGACGTGAAGCTTTGCGAGCGCATCACGGGGGCAACCGGCACTCCGGCCTGCACCGCGATGCTTGCGCTCAACGAGGTTCTGGTGAAAACCGGCGCGACGCGCGTCGGTTTCGTCACGCCCTACCTCGACGACGTGCAGGCGCGCATCAACGCAAATTACGAGAATGCCGGATTTCGTGTCGTGGCGGAGCGGCATCTCGGCATGCGCGACAACTTCTCGTTCTCGACCGTGACGGCCGATCAGATGCGCGCGATGACGGCGGAGGTCGCTGCCGCAAAGCCCGACGCGATCGCCATCGTCTGCACCAATATGCGCGGCGCGCCGCTCGCCGAAGAGCTCGAAGCCGACCACGGCATTCCGATTTACGACACCGTGTCGACGACGGTGTGGAAGAGCCTGAAAATCGCAGGCATAGACACCCAGCGCATCAAAGGCTGGGGAACGATCTTTTCGAAATAG